Proteins from a genomic interval of Streptococcus sp. D7B5:
- the tgt gene encoding tRNA guanosine(34) transglycosylase Tgt, which translates to MSDSPIKYRLIKKEKHTGARLGEIITPHGTFPTPMFMPVGTQATVKTQSPEELKEMGSGIILSNTYHLWLRPGDELIARAGGLHKFMNWDQPILTDSGGFQVYSLADSRNITEEGVTFKNHLNGSKMFLSPEKAISIQNNLGSDIMMSFDECPQFYQPYDYVKKSIERTSRWAERGLKAHRRPHDQGLFGIVQGAGFEDLRRQSAHDLVSMDFPGYSIGGLAVGETHEEMNAVLDFTTQLLPENKPRYLMGVGAPDSLIDGVIRGVDMFDCVLPTRIARNGTCMTSQGRLVVKNAQFAEDFTPLDPECDCYTCKNYTRAYLRHLLKADETFGIRLTSYHNLYFLLNLMKQVRQAIMDDNLLEFREYFVEKYGYNKSGRNF; encoded by the coding sequence ATGTCAGATTCACCAATCAAATACCGTTTGATTAAGAAAGAGAAACACACGGGAGCTCGTCTGGGAGAAATCATCACCCCGCACGGTACCTTCCCGACACCTATGTTTATGCCAGTTGGGACCCAAGCTACTGTCAAGACCCAGTCACCAGAGGAGTTGAAGGAGATGGGATCAGGGATTATCCTCTCTAATACCTATCATCTCTGGCTTCGCCCTGGAGATGAACTCATCGCACGCGCAGGTGGTCTCCACAAATTTATGAACTGGGACCAACCAATTTTGACAGATAGTGGTGGCTTCCAGGTTTATTCCCTAGCAGATAGCCGAAATATCACCGAAGAAGGAGTAACCTTTAAAAACCATCTCAATGGTTCCAAGATGTTCCTATCGCCAGAAAAGGCCATCTCTATTCAGAACAATTTAGGCTCAGACATCATGATGTCTTTTGATGAATGTCCTCAGTTTTACCAACCTTACGACTACGTTAAGAAATCCATCGAGCGTACTAGCCGTTGGGCCGAACGTGGCTTGAAGGCTCACCGTCGTCCACATGACCAAGGTTTGTTTGGAATTGTACAGGGGGCAGGATTTGAAGACCTTCGCCGTCAGTCAGCTCACGACCTTGTTAGCATGGACTTCCCTGGTTACTCTATCGGTGGTTTGGCAGTAGGAGAGACCCATGAAGAAATGAATGCAGTCTTGGACTTTACAACTCAACTGCTGCCTGAAAATAAACCTCGCTATTTGATGGGTGTGGGAGCGCCGGATAGCTTGATTGATGGGGTGATTCGTGGTGTGGATATGTTTGACTGTGTCTTGCCGACTCGTATCGCTCGTAACGGAACTTGTATGACCAGCCAAGGTCGTTTGGTTGTCAAAAATGCACAATTCGCTGAAGACTTTACGCCACTGGATCCTGAGTGTGATTGCTACACATGCAAGAACTACACACGCGCCTACCTTCGTCACCTGCTCAAGGCTGACGAAACCTTTGGTATCCGCTTGACTAGCTACCACAATCTCTACTTCTTGCTCAATCTGATGAAGCAAGTGCGTCAAGCCATCATGGATGATAATCTATTGGAATTCCGTGAGTATTTTGTGGAAAAATATGGCTACAACAAGTCAGGGCGCAATTTCTAA
- a CDS encoding DUF975 family protein, whose translation MKYPKIDLKTIRLQTRQFQAENPRLFLVYLLPSILVILSGFLNPLARLQESVLEQSFFSMLAQVLQAYLFPLVVSFLSTIFLAGAAFATLRLLKDPDTELSVKSSLALFAEERFSQTFLTLLLKRFYLFLWSIPNLVGVYFLFYSNLLARRFVALHPEFPKLDLSSLETEQFLMTFGLYFFASLILMIVGNILYVPQYYAYSQVEFLLCDTLDLGQAKPRQILKTSRFLMKGYKFQRFVLDLQLLPWYFLNWLTFGIASFSILPYIQNNHIFFYRALLARKRRNG comes from the coding sequence ATGAAATACCCAAAAATTGATTTAAAAACCATTCGTCTGCAGACGAGGCAGTTTCAGGCTGAAAATCCCCGCCTCTTTCTCGTCTATCTCTTACCTAGCATACTGGTCATCTTATCAGGCTTTCTCAACCCCTTGGCTCGTCTCCAAGAAAGTGTTTTAGAGCAATCCTTTTTCAGCATGCTGGCACAAGTGCTCCAAGCCTATCTCTTCCCACTAGTGGTTTCTTTTTTGAGCACAATTTTTCTAGCAGGTGCTGCTTTTGCGACACTCCGACTCCTCAAGGATCCTGATACAGAACTCTCAGTAAAATCAAGCCTGGCCCTCTTTGCTGAAGAGCGCTTCTCGCAAACCTTCCTCACTCTGCTCCTCAAACGTTTCTACCTCTTTTTATGGAGCATTCCAAACTTAGTAGGCGTTTATTTTCTCTTTTATAGCAATCTCTTAGCTCGGAGATTTGTCGCCCTACATCCTGAATTTCCAAAATTAGACCTCTCATCCCTTGAAACAGAGCAGTTCCTTATGACCTTTGGCCTCTACTTTTTCGCGAGTCTCATCTTGATGATTGTAGGGAACATCCTCTACGTTCCACAATATTATGCCTACTCGCAGGTAGAATTCCTCCTCTGCGATACTCTGGATTTAGGACAGGCTAAACCCCGTCAAATCCTGAAAACCAGCCGTTTCTTGATGAAGGGTTACAAATTCCAGCGCTTTGTCCTCGACCTACAACTACTCCCTTGGTACTTCCTCAACTGGCTCACTTTTGGAATTGCTAGTTTTTCAATCCTTCCCTATATCCAAAACAATCATATCTTCTTTTACAGAGCCCTACTAGCCCGTAAACGTCGAAATGGATAA
- a CDS encoding gamma-glutamylcysteine synthetase gives MSRSVELLKKRYLKNIKEHPDLFIGIELEYPIVNLEGKATDGEVVKDLFRYLPSVLGFTIEKVDDFGNPIQLLDPVSQDTILFEVAYTTIEFAFGKAESIQEVEERLNFYMATIQNKLGEANHAIVGCGIHPNWDKNENCSVAYPRYQMLMAYLNLSRSKTSRGLHDFPEYGAFICGSQVQLDVSRSNYLRVINAFTQIEAAKAFLFANSEFSGADWDTKISRDIFWEESMHGIYPENVGVNTRLFKDEDDFFDYLNHSAIFTAERDGQTYYFYPIQARDYLATPEIQAFTLNGDEVLIHPQEEDFQTHRSYQYQDLTTRGTVEFRSVCTQPLDRTFASAAFHLGLLVHLDKLEAYLRTAPFFTTAGRDYKLLRRQFSKKQLTDEEEAAVLEFSKDLLTLAEEGLEKRDKQEMVYLEPLKKELGL, from the coding sequence ATGTCTCGGTCTGTTGAATTACTAAAGAAACGTTACTTAAAGAATATAAAAGAGCACCCAGATTTATTTATTGGGATTGAGTTAGAATATCCTATTGTAAATTTAGAGGGTAAAGCTACAGATGGTGAAGTTGTTAAGGATCTCTTTCGGTATTTACCATCAGTACTGGGCTTTACTATCGAAAAAGTGGATGATTTTGGGAATCCAATTCAGTTGCTTGATCCAGTCAGCCAAGATACGATCTTGTTTGAGGTTGCTTATACGACGATTGAGTTTGCATTCGGAAAGGCCGAATCTATCCAAGAGGTAGAAGAACGCCTTAACTTCTATATGGCTACGATTCAGAATAAATTGGGTGAAGCTAATCATGCTATTGTTGGCTGCGGCATTCATCCCAACTGGGATAAAAATGAGAATTGTTCAGTGGCTTATCCCCGCTATCAGATGTTGATGGCTTACTTGAACTTAAGTAGAAGTAAGACTAGTAGAGGTTTACATGATTTTCCTGAGTATGGTGCCTTTATCTGTGGAAGTCAGGTTCAACTAGACGTTTCAAGGTCCAACTACCTGCGTGTTATTAATGCTTTTACACAAATTGAAGCAGCTAAAGCCTTTTTATTTGCCAATTCTGAGTTTTCAGGTGCAGATTGGGATACCAAAATTTCGAGAGATATTTTTTGGGAAGAATCCATGCATGGTATCTATCCAGAGAATGTAGGTGTCAATACTAGATTATTTAAAGATGAGGATGATTTTTTTGACTATCTAAATCATTCTGCGATTTTTACTGCGGAGCGTGATGGGCAGACCTATTATTTTTATCCGATTCAGGCTAGGGACTATTTGGCTACACCTGAAATCCAAGCATTTACCCTTAATGGGGATGAGGTGTTAATTCACCCTCAGGAGGAAGATTTCCAAACTCATCGTAGTTACCAGTACCAAGACTTAACGACTCGAGGAACAGTTGAGTTTCGTAGTGTGTGTACTCAGCCGCTTGATAGGACCTTTGCTTCTGCTGCTTTTCACTTGGGCTTGTTGGTTCATTTAGACAAGCTTGAAGCTTACTTGCGAACTGCTCCATTTTTTACCACAGCTGGTCGTGATTATAAGCTTTTAAGACGACAATTTTCTAAAAAACAACTCACAGATGAAGAAGAAGCTGCGGTTCTCGAGTTTTCTAAAGATTTACTCACCCTAGCTGAGGAAGGACTGGAGAAAAGAGATAAGCAAGAAATGGTTTATTTAGAGCCTTTGAAGAAAGAATTGGGATTATAA
- the thrC gene encoding threonine synthase: MTLVYQSTRDANNTVTASQAILQGLATDGGLFTPLSYPKVDLDFDTLKDASYQEVAKLVLSAFLDDFTAEELDYCINNAYDSKFDTPAIAPLVKLDGQYNLELFHGSTIAFKDMALSILPYFMTTAAKKHGLENKIVILTATSGDTGKAAMAGFADVPGTEIIVFYPKDGVSKVQELQMTTQTGDNTHVIAIDGNFDDAQTNVKHMFNDVALREKLAANKLQFSSANSMNIGRLVPQIVYYVYAYAQLVKSGEIVAGDKVNFTVPTGNFGNILAAFYAKQIGLPVGKLICASNDNNVLTDFFKTRVYDKKREFKVTTSPSMDILVSSNLERLIFHLLGNDAVKTAELMNALSTQGQYELIDFDAAILELFAAEYATEEETAAEIKRVYQTDAYIEDPHTAVASAVYRKYQAATGDATKTVIASTASPYKFPVVAVEAVTGKAGLTDFEALAQLHDISGVAVPPAVDGLETAPVRHKTTVAAADMQAAVEAYLGL; encoded by the coding sequence ATGACATTAGTTTATCAATCAACGCGTGATGCCAATAATACAGTAACTGCCAGCCAAGCTATTTTGCAAGGATTGGCGACGGATGGTGGTTTGTTTACACCGCTTTCTTATCCAAAGGTTGATTTGGACTTTGACACATTAAAGGATGCTTCTTACCAAGAAGTGGCTAAATTAGTTTTATCAGCATTTTTAGATGACTTTACGGCTGAGGAGTTGGACTACTGTATCAACAATGCCTACGATAGCAAGTTTGATACTCCAGCTATTGCGCCATTGGTGAAACTGGATGGGCAATACAACTTGGAATTGTTCCATGGTTCAACGATTGCCTTTAAAGATATGGCCTTGTCTATCTTGCCGTACTTTATGACGACAGCCGCTAAAAAGCATGGTTTGGAGAACAAGATTGTCATTTTGACAGCGACATCTGGTGATACTGGGAAAGCTGCTATGGCAGGGTTTGCCGATGTGCCTGGAACTGAGATTATCGTCTTTTATCCAAAGGATGGTGTCAGCAAGGTGCAAGAGTTGCAAATGACTACTCAGACTGGCGACAATACTCATGTTATCGCTATTGATGGAAACTTTGATGATGCGCAAACAAATGTGAAGCACATGTTCAACGATGTAGCTCTTCGTGAAAAATTGGCAGCGAACAAGTTGCAATTTTCATCAGCTAACTCTATGAACATTGGTCGTTTGGTGCCACAGATTGTCTACTATGTTTATGCTTATGCTCAGTTGGTCAAGTCTGGTGAGATTGTAGCTGGTGATAAGGTCAACTTCACAGTACCAACAGGAAACTTTGGAAATATTTTGGCTGCCTTTTATGCTAAACAAATCGGTCTTCCAGTTGGCAAATTAATCTGTGCTTCAAATGACAACAATGTTTTGACAGACTTCTTCAAGACACGTGTTTACGATAAGAAACGTGAGTTTAAGGTAACAACTAGCCCATCTATGGATATCTTGGTATCTTCAAACTTGGAGCGTTTGATTTTCCATCTTTTGGGGAATGATGCGGTTAAGACTGCTGAACTCATGAATGCCTTGAGTACACAAGGACAATATGAATTGATAGACTTTGATGCAGCGATTTTGGAACTCTTTGCAGCTGAATATGCGACTGAGGAAGAAACAGCAGCAGAAATTAAACGTGTTTATCAAACAGATGCCTATATTGAGGATCCACATACGGCGGTTGCCTCAGCTGTTTATAGAAAATACCAAGCGGCTACTGGCGATGCGACTAAGACAGTGATTGCTTCAACAGCTAGTCCTTACAAGTTCCCAGTGGTGGCCGTAGAAGCGGTAACAGGAAAAGCAGGCTTGACTGACTTTGAAGCCTTGGCTCAATTGCATGACATTTCAGGAGTGGCAGTGCCACCAGCAGTGGATGGCCTTGAAACAGCTCCAGTTCGTCATAAAACAACAGTGGCAGCTGCTGACATGCAAGCAGCGGTTGAGGCTTATCTAGGACTTTAA
- a CDS encoding LysM domain-containing protein, protein MKKRIILASTVALSFAPALATQAEEIAWTARTVEQIQNDVTKNENKNSYTVQYGDTLSTIAEALGVDVTVLANLNKITNMDLIFPDTVLTTTVNEAEEVTEVEIQTPQADSSEEVTTATADLTTNQVTVDEQTVQVEDLSQPIEETPTATENEKPAEVAPSSEVSETGTVAEETPSTETPVAEETAETTPAEAPVAETTRPVEEAPQVATPATEETAATTPAEAPVAAAPATETPADTTGTSATEETAASTATSDTATSTYQAEQSQTPSRTYSAPAAPDYAGLAVAKSENAGLQPQTAAFKEEVANLFGITSFSGYRPGDSGDHGKGLAIDFMVPVSSALGDQIAEYAVKNMASRGINYIIWKQRFYAPYDSKYGPAYTWNPMPDRGSVTENHYDHVHVSMN, encoded by the coding sequence ATGAAGAAAAGAATTATCTTAGCCTCAACAGTAGCCTTGTCTTTTGCGCCAGCATTGGCAACTCAAGCGGAAGAAATTGCATGGACAGCACGTACCGTTGAGCAAATCCAAAATGACGTGACGAAAAACGAGAACAAAAACAGCTATACAGTTCAGTATGGTGATACCCTGAGCACGATTGCAGAAGCTTTGGGAGTTGATGTAACCGTTCTTGCTAATTTGAACAAAATCACCAATATGGACTTGATTTTCCCAGATACTGTCCTCACTACAACTGTCAATGAGGCAGAAGAGGTGACGGAAGTTGAAATCCAGACACCTCAAGCAGATTCTAGTGAAGAAGTGACGACTGCGACAGCTGATTTGACGACCAACCAAGTAACCGTCGATGAACAAACAGTTCAAGTAGAAGACCTTTCTCAACCAATTGAGGAAACTCCAACTGCAACAGAGAATGAAAAACCAGCAGAAGTAGCGCCAAGTTCAGAAGTTTCTGAGACAGGGACAGTTGCTGAAGAGACACCATCTACAGAAACACCTGTAGCTGAAGAAACAGCTGAAACGACTCCAGCGGAAGCACCAGTAGCAGAAACAACTCGCCCAGTTGAAGAAGCTCCACAAGTGGCGACTCCAGCTACCGAAGAAACGGCAGCAACAACTCCAGCAGAAGCACCAGTAGCAGCTGCGCCGGCAACTGAAACGCCTGCTGATACAACAGGAACAAGTGCAACAGAAGAAACAGCAGCATCAACAGCAACTTCTGACACTGCAACTTCGACTTATCAAGCAGAGCAAAGCCAAACTCCTTCAAGAACATATTCAGCTCCAGCAGCTCCTGACTATGCAGGACTTGCTGTAGCTAAGTCTGAGAATGCTGGTCTTCAACCACAAACTGCAGCCTTTAAAGAAGAAGTAGCCAACTTGTTTGGGATTACATCCTTTAGTGGCTACCGTCCTGGTGACAGTGGGGACCATGGTAAAGGTTTGGCCATCGACTTCATGGTTCCAGTGAGTTCAGCACTTGGTGATCAAATCGCGGAATATGCAGTCAAAAATATGGCTAGCCGTGGTATCAACTATATCATCTGGAAACAACGTTTCTACGCTCCATACGATAGTAAATATGGACCAGCCTACACGTGGAATCCAATGCCGGATCGTGGTAGTGTGACCGAAAACCACTATGACCACGTTCACGTATCAATGAACTAA
- a CDS encoding acyltransferase family protein, whose amino-acid sequence MRIKWFSLIRITGLLLVLLYHFFQTIFPGGFFGVDVFFTFSGFLITSLLLEEFGKARQIDLLGFFKRRFYRIVPPVVLMVLVTMPFTFLVRQDYVAGIGGQIAGVLGFMTNFYEMLTGGSYESQFIPHLFVHNWSLAVEVHYYILWGLAVWFLSKRSKSSSQLRGMVFLLSAGAFIISFFSMFIGSLMASSYSSVYFSSLTHVYPFFLGSILATVVGVRQTSDLVKQFDRMWDIRQNLLVFAAGLLVLMLLTFFVKFTYLFAYLFGFLLASLAAVTMIFAARVLHEKTPEIQEPRIITFLADTSYAVYLFHWPFYIIFSHLMSNLPAVILTIIFSYFFAILSFYIIEPLIAGKSNPLIRKISRLPHIKPISAGAAGILTLITLIIIAVAPQVGAFETDLMVNGFKQAQTNIGQTKTLAEQAELSRLGISEGTSLIGDSVALRANTALQEALPEANINAQVSRTTKQANDIMLNNSQNKALLKTVVIATGVNNPEGYKNDLDSIVNNLPKGHHLILVTPYEGDKSKDTYTSVEQYAAYARELAEKNPYVSIADWNKVAKEHPEIWAGTDQVHFGNDSNMIEEGAKLYAETIAAAVKAAQELPVKSK is encoded by the coding sequence ATGCGTATTAAATGGTTTTCCTTGATTAGGATTACAGGTTTACTTTTGGTGCTTTTGTACCACTTCTTTCAAACGATCTTTCCTGGAGGCTTCTTTGGGGTAGATGTCTTTTTCACTTTTTCAGGATTTTTGATCACCTCCCTCCTTTTAGAAGAATTTGGGAAGGCACGCCAGATTGACTTACTGGGCTTTTTTAAGAGACGGTTTTACCGCATCGTGCCACCTGTGGTGCTGATGGTTTTGGTGACCATGCCTTTTACTTTCTTGGTTCGTCAAGACTATGTTGCTGGAATTGGTGGCCAGATAGCTGGAGTTCTCGGTTTTATGACCAACTTCTACGAAATGTTAACAGGGGGTAGTTATGAATCCCAGTTCATTCCGCATCTCTTTGTTCACAACTGGAGCCTAGCTGTTGAGGTTCACTACTATATCCTTTGGGGCTTAGCGGTTTGGTTCTTATCGAAACGTTCAAAATCTAGTAGTCAATTGAGAGGGATGGTCTTTCTCCTTTCTGCTGGAGCTTTTATCATTAGCTTTTTCTCCATGTTTATTGGTAGTCTAATGGCGAGTTCCTATTCATCTGTCTACTTTTCAAGTTTGACCCATGTCTATCCCTTCTTTTTAGGAAGCATTTTGGCGACGGTTGTGGGGGTTCGTCAGACGAGCGATTTAGTCAAGCAGTTTGATCGGATGTGGGATATTCGTCAGAATCTACTGGTATTTGCTGCAGGTCTCTTGGTGTTAATGCTCTTGACTTTCTTTGTCAAGTTCACCTACCTGTTTGCGTACTTATTTGGTTTCTTGCTAGCAAGTTTAGCGGCAGTGACCATGATTTTTGCTGCGCGTGTCTTGCATGAGAAAACGCCTGAGATACAAGAACCTCGGATCATTACATTTTTAGCGGATACCAGCTATGCGGTTTATCTCTTCCACTGGCCTTTTTATATTATCTTTTCTCACTTGATGAGTAATCTGCCTGCTGTTATTCTGACGATCATCTTTTCTTATTTCTTTGCTATCCTATCCTTCTATATTATTGAGCCGTTGATTGCCGGTAAATCCAATCCTTTAATACGGAAGATTAGTCGATTACCTCATATTAAACCAATTAGTGCTGGTGCTGCTGGCATTCTTACCTTGATTACCTTGATTATCATAGCTGTGGCTCCTCAAGTTGGAGCTTTTGAGACAGACTTGATGGTCAATGGTTTCAAACAAGCCCAGACCAATATAGGACAAACAAAGACTCTTGCTGAACAAGCTGAACTGAGTCGTCTAGGAATTTCTGAGGGAACAAGCCTAATAGGAGATTCGGTAGCCTTGCGTGCCAATACAGCCTTACAAGAGGCACTTCCTGAAGCGAATATCAATGCCCAGGTTAGTCGAACGACCAAGCAAGCCAATGACATCATGCTCAATAACAGTCAGAACAAGGCGCTGCTAAAAACAGTCGTCATTGCAACGGGAGTCAACAATCCTGAAGGTTACAAGAATGATTTGGACAGCATCGTGAACAATCTACCGAAAGGACACCATCTGATACTGGTGACACCTTATGAGGGAGACAAGAGCAAGGACACTTACACATCAGTGGAGCAGTATGCGGCTTATGCACGGGAATTAGCTGAAAAGAATCCTTACGTGAGCATCGCTGACTGGAATAAGGTTGCTAAGGAACATCCTGAAATCTGGGCTGGAACCGACCAAGTCCACTTTGGAAATGATAGCAACATGATTGAAGAAGGTGCTAAACTTTACGCAGAGACGATTGCAGCTGCTGTAAAGGCTGCTCAAGAACTGCCTGTAAAATCAAAATAA
- a CDS encoding HAD family hydrolase, translating into MQKTAFIWDLDGTLLDSYEAILSGIEETFAQFSIPYDKEKVREFILKFSVQDLLEQVAEERNLDAEVLNQVRAQSLSEKNAQVVLMPGAREVLAWADQAGIQQFVYTHKGDNALTILRDLGLEFYFTEILTNQSGFARKPGPEAATYLLDKYQLDPDNTYYIGDRTLDVEFAQNSGLQSINFLESFYEGNQKIQALADIPYIFEDK; encoded by the coding sequence ATGCAAAAAACAGCTTTTATTTGGGATTTGGACGGGACTTTATTGGACTCATACGAAGCGATTTTGTCAGGGATTGAGGAGACCTTTGCTCAGTTTTCTATTCCTTATGATAAGGAGAAAGTGAGAGAGTTTATCCTCAAGTTTTCTGTGCAGGATTTGCTGGAGCAGGTGGCAGAAGAGAGAAATCTGGATGCGGAAGTGCTCAATCAGGTACGTGCCCAGAGCTTGTCTGAGAAAAATGCCCAGGTAGTTTTGATGCCAGGTGCGCGTGAAGTGCTAGCTTGGGCAGACCAAGCAGGGATTCAGCAGTTTGTCTATACTCATAAGGGGGACAATGCGCTTACCATTCTAAGAGACTTGGGTTTGGAATTTTATTTCACAGAGATTTTAACTAATCAGAGTGGTTTTGCACGCAAGCCCGGTCCAGAGGCGGCGACATATCTGCTAGACAAGTATCAGTTGGATCCTGATAACACCTATTATATAGGGGATCGGACTTTGGATGTGGAATTTGCCCAGAATAGTGGTCTTCAAAGCATTAACTTTTTAGAGTCATTTTATGAAGGGAATCAGAAGATTCAAGCACTAGCAGATATTCCTTATATTTTTGAGGATAAGTAA
- a CDS encoding MATE family efflux transporter — MFKKNKVILNIALPAMGENFLQMLMGMVDSYLVAHLGLIAISGVSVAGNIITIYQAIFIALGAAISSVISKSLGQKDQSKLAYHVTEALKITLLLSALLGALSLFAGQEMIGLLGTEQDVAESGGLYLSLVGGSIVLLGLMTSLGALIRATHNPRLPLYVSFLSNALNILFSSLAIFVLDMGIAGVAWGTILSRLVGFVILWSQLKLPFEKPTFGLDKDLLTLALPAAGERLMMRAGDVVIIALVVSFGTEAVAGNAVGEVLTQFNYMPAFGVATATVMLVARAVGEDNWERVASLSKQTFWLSLLLMLPLTFSIYALGTPLTHLYTTDPVAVEASVLVALFSLLGTPMATGTVIYTAVWQGLGNARLPFYATSIGMWCIRIGTAYLMGIVLGWGLPGIWAGTLLDNGFRWLFLRYRYQRYMSLKG; from the coding sequence TTGTTTAAGAAAAATAAAGTCATTCTTAATATTGCATTGCCAGCTATGGGTGAAAACTTTTTGCAGATGCTTATGGGCATGGTGGATAGTTACTTGGTCGCTCACTTGGGCTTAATCGCTATTTCAGGTGTTTCAGTGGCTGGCAATATTATCACCATTTACCAGGCCATTTTCATCGCTCTGGGAGCTGCTATCTCCAGTGTTATTTCAAAAAGTTTGGGGCAGAAAGATCAGTCCAAGTTGGCTTATCACGTGACAGAGGCTCTCAAGATAACCCTATTGCTGAGTGCACTTTTAGGCGCTTTATCGCTCTTTGCTGGGCAAGAGATGATAGGGCTCTTGGGAACTGAGCAGGATGTGGCCGAGAGTGGTGGACTCTACCTATCTTTGGTGGGTGGATCGATTGTTCTCTTGGGCTTGATGACGAGTTTGGGTGCCTTGATTCGTGCAACGCATAATCCGCGTCTACCCCTCTATGTTAGTTTTTTATCCAATGCCTTAAATATTCTTTTTTCAAGTCTAGCTATTTTTGTCCTTGATATGGGCATAGCGGGTGTTGCTTGGGGGACCATCTTGTCTCGCTTGGTTGGTTTTGTGATTTTGTGGTCGCAATTAAAGCTGCCCTTTGAGAAACCGACTTTTGGACTGGATAAAGACTTACTGACCTTGGCTTTGCCAGCGGCAGGGGAACGTCTCATGATGCGGGCTGGAGACGTCGTCATCATTGCCTTGGTCGTTTCTTTTGGAACGGAGGCAGTAGCGGGGAATGCAGTCGGAGAAGTCTTGACCCAGTTTAACTATATGCCTGCCTTTGGCGTCGCTACGGCAACGGTCATGCTGGTAGCTCGAGCAGTTGGAGAGGATAATTGGGAAAGAGTCGCTAGTTTGAGCAAACAAACCTTTTGGCTTTCCCTGCTTCTCATGTTGCCCTTAACTTTCAGTATCTATGCCTTAGGAACACCACTGACTCATCTCTATACGACCGATCCTGTAGCAGTCGAAGCGAGCGTTTTGGTGGCGCTGTTCTCTCTACTAGGAACCCCCATGGCGACAGGGACAGTTATTTATACGGCAGTTTGGCAGGGTTTGGGAAATGCTCGCCTCCCCTTTTATGCGACAAGTATTGGGATGTGGTGTATCCGTATAGGGACAGCTTATCTGATGGGTATTGTTCTTGGTTGGGGCTTGCCTGGTATTTGGGCAGGGACTCTCTTGGATAATGGTTTCCGTTGGTTATTTCTACGTTACCGTTACCAGCGTTATATGAGCTTGAAAGGATAG